The Pocillopora verrucosa isolate sample1 chromosome 2, ASM3666991v2, whole genome shotgun sequence genome has a segment encoding these proteins:
- the LOC131768913 gene encoding LOW QUALITY PROTEIN: oxygen-dependent coproporphyrinogen-III oxidase (The sequence of the model RefSeq protein was modified relative to this genomic sequence to represent the inferred CDS: inserted 1 base in 1 codon; deleted 4 bases in 2 codons; substituted 1 base at 1 genomic stop codon) yields the protein MVFLRIFRAARTYKVTSMLIGFGASAVGVGTALGFSFVTARERKVDTSKFMAEPLTESQTLENSMDDMKSRMEVMILGVQADICRKLAEIDGNDFHVDRWLRNEGGGGISCVLQDGKVFEKAGVNVSVVYGNLSPAAVEQMKSRGNKLQGNKFPFFAAGISSVIHPRNPFVPTLHFNYRYFEVQEESGKKHSWFGGGTDLTPYYLDQEDVKHFHRTLKDFCDKHDPSYYPTFKKWCDDYFVVKHRGERKCRGVGGIFFATLTNTSQDQIFKFGQAGANAVLQAVPMVXKHKAIPTLKVRRQWQVLRRGRXVNYVEFYNLVYDRGALSLVLYTPGAVDHRKQFWIVHFPWFRHAGEITCMHQHQMAVERKRG from the exons ATGGTTTTTCTTCGCATTTTTCGCGCCGCACGTACGTATAAAGTGACAAGTATGTTAATTGGATTTGGAGCCTCGGCAGTTGGTGTAGGTACAGCTTTAGGATTTTCGTTCGTGACAGCGCGCGAGAGAAAAGTGGACACTTCCAAATTTATGGCGGAACCATTAACAGAATCTCAGACTCTAGAAAACAGCATGGACGACATGAAAAGCAGGATGGAGGTCATGATCCTCGGCGTTCAGGCCGACATTTGTCGGAAACTTGCAGAAATCGATGGGAACGACTTCCATGTGGATCGCTGGCTGAGAAACGAAGGTGGCGGTGGAATAAGCTGTGTTTTGCAAGATG GAAAGGTGTTTGAGAAGGCTGGTGTAAATGTTTCTGTTGTTTATGGCAATCTGTCACCTGCAGCTGTGGAACAGATGAAAAGTAGGGGTAATAAACTTCAAGGAAACAAGTTTCCATTTTTTGCGGCAGGGATAAGTTCTGTTATTCATCCACGCAATCCATTTGTTCCAACCCTTCACTTCAACTACCGCTACTTTGAAGTCCAAGAAGAAAGTGGCAAGAAACACAGTTGGTTTGGTGGTGGAACTGACCTTACACCTTATTACCTAGATCAAGAG GATGTAAAGCATTTTCATAGGACTTTGAAGGACTTCTGTGATAAGCATGACCCATCTTATTATCCAACATTTAAGAAGTGGTGTGATGATTATTTTGTTGTGAAGCATAGAGGTGA GCGAAAATGTCGAGGTGTTGGGGGCATATTCTTTGCA ACCTTGACAAACACGTCACAGGATCAGATTTTCAAGTTTGGTCAGGCTGGAGCCAATGCTGTTCTTCAGGCTGTTCCTATGG TAAAACACAAAGCGATTCCTACACTGAAAGTGAGACGGCAGTGGCAGGTGTTACGGAGAGGACGGTAAGTCA ATTACGTGGAATTTTATAACTTGGTTTAT GACCGTGGAGCACTAAGTTTGGTTCTGTATACACCTGGTGCTGTCGATCATAGAAAGCAATTCTGGATTGTTCACTTCCCCTGGTTTAGGCACGCTGGGGAAATTACATGCATGCACCAGCACCAAATGGCAGTAGAGAGGAAGAGAGGATGA
- the LOC131768911 gene encoding uncharacterized protein: MAEKESNVFKAKLAEQAERYEEMAEFMKLVAKNSSGMEMTVEERNLLSVAYKNVIGARRAAWRIISSLEQKGKESGKESGKDHGKVETLKKYKETVEGELQSICDEILSLLEKDLIPNSQDNEARVFFHKMKGDYFRYLAEIAEGEKKEEAKKSALKAYDAAVEIAKDNLAATCPIRLGLFLNFSVFHYEINDDPKKACNIAKEAFDNAISDLDSLSEDSYKDSTLIMQLLRDNLTLWTSDTEMDKDGTKVEDIEGDDAKE; the protein is encoded by the exons ATGGCAGAGAAGGAGAGTAATGTGTTTAAGGCCAAACTAGCCGAACAAGCTGAGCGATATGAAG AAATGGCAGAATTCATGAAGTTAGTAGCCAAAAATTCAAGTGGGATGGAAATGACTGTTGAGGAGCGCAACCTACTGTCTGTTGCATATAAAAATGTGATTGGGGCTAGAAGAGCAGCATGGCGCATCATATCTTCCTTggagcaaaaaggaaaagaaagtggAAAAGAAAGCGGAAAAGATCATGGCAAGGTcgagactttaaaaaaatacaaggaaaCAGTTGAAGGCGAACTTCAAAGCATCTGTGATGAAATTCTTAGTCTCTTGGAAAAGGACCTCATTCCTAACTCCCAAGATAATGAGGCTAgggttttctttcataaaat GAAGGGTGACTATTTCAGATATCTAGCTGAAATAGCTGAAggtgaaaagaaagaagaggcgAAAAAAAGTGCTTTGAAGGCCTATGATGCTGCAGTCGAAATCGCAAAGGATAATCTTGCAGCAACATGCCCGATACGTTTGGGtttgttcttaaatttctcTGTATTTCATTATGAAATCAATGATGACCCCAAAAAAGCCTGTAATATTGCGAAGGAGGCCTTTGACAATGCCATCAGTGATCTGGATAGCCTGAGTGAAGACTCATACAAAGACAGCACTTTGATAATGCAGCTTCTACGTGACAATTTGACTCTGTGGACTTCTGATACAGAAA TGGATAAAGATGGTACAAAAGTGGAAGATATAGAGGGTGATGATGCAAAAGAGTAG
- the LOC131768920 gene encoding large ribosomal subunit protein eL6, producing MAKVHTPRNKDLAPGIGRYSRSAIYKKRALYKRKKTGVKKEVVEEPKTRVKEVGGDKNGSTRVVPVKRESRYYPTEDVRRPLRNRRKAKPTKLRSSITPGTVLILLAGRHRGKRVIFLKQLASGLLLVTGPYKVNGVPLRRVNQAYVISTSTKIDLSNFKLPERLSDDFFKREPKKKKRTEDMFEDAQEERKPSEERIEDQKAVDEQILPEISKEAHLKKYLKTLFSLRKGQYPHSMIF from the exons ATGGCAAAAGTCCACACGCCACGCAACAAAGATCTCGCCCCTGGTATAGGGAGGTACAGCAGATCAGCTATCTACAAAAAGAGGGCTCTGTATAAACGTAAAAAGACAGGAGTTAAGAAGGAAGTAGTCGAAGAACCAAAAACCAGAGTTAAGGAGGTTGGAGGGGACAAGAATGGCTCAACAAGAGTTGTTCCAGTGAAGAGAGAG TCTCGCTACTATCCAACTGAAGATGTGCGACGACCTCTGAGGAACAGGAGAAAGGCCAAGCCCACTAAGTTGCGGTCCTCTATAACTCCTGGAACTGTTCTCATTCTCCTTGCTGGACGTCATAGAGGCAAG AGGGTGATCTTCCTAAAGCAGCTTGCCTCAGGTCTTCTGCTAGTCACAG GACCCTACAAGGTGAATGGTGTTCCTCTCAGAAGAGTGAATCAAGCTTATGTCATCTCCACCAGCACCAAGATAGACTTGAGCAACTTCAAGTTACCTGAACGTCTGTCTGATGACTTCTTCAAGAGAGAGCCAAAGAAGAAGAAGCGAACAGAGGACATGTTTGAAGATGCTCAGGAG GAGAGGAAACCAAGTGAAGAGCGAATCGAAGATCAAAAGGCAGTTGATGAGCAAATCCTTCCAGAGATCTCCAAAGAAGCACATCTTAAGAAGTACTTGAAAACTTTGTTCTCCCTCCGAAAGGGACAGTACCCTCATTCAATGATATTCTGA